A single region of the Methanocella sp. genome encodes:
- a CDS encoding PAS domain S-box protein, which translates to MSSGQKSGAPADSWEENWSLIENFLDLVYVVKPDGAIIFVSPQISQYGYQSEELLSRNIFEFITPDCREYVSRKFEKSLASGESFPTEFKWQGKGGQTFWVEALGRTVYDDARRPLYQVGVIRDISERKQAEEALRNSEEKFHLLADSANVGILLVQDEDIIYINRALAAIAGYTVEECKHLKYWDVMPQEKKEYIRWAGNARQQGWVGPSRSELKVIGKDGREIWLDCSWTVPILGGRPAVIVMCVDITERKRAEEALRESERKFSVLAETSSAAILVYQGKKNLYVNHAAELLSGYTKEELSSIDYFDLIHPDHLEFIKNRAFDLPKGQQVPQRYDVKVKTKSGEEKWVDVSAGFLDFMGSPAGIITAIDITENKRAEAERERLLKEVDEQYARLKAIIDALPVGLFIYDMTGAVLVQNEIAVKIWGGTAPMVKKWNEFDVYKAWRTDTDKSLKNEERATTRALKGETVIGLMLDIQRFDGLYSTILVSSAPMRDSKGSIIGAVVINQDITEIKKMEKELSEARMQAELYLDLMGHDINNMHQIALGYLELAKDTLQGEEQTLLLDKPVEVLKRSTQLIDNVRKLQKLRDGKFQTEDIDIIPLLANLQREFGAFPNKSVILNVNCHEHCLVRANELLLDIYANLITNAIKHTGDKARITLDLDIADNNGVKYCRVAVEDNGPGIPDDKKATIFNRTLKGSNKARGMGLGLYIVKSLVDSYGGKVWVEDRVVGDHTQGARFVVMIPAVEE; encoded by the coding sequence ATGAGTAGCGGGCAAAAATCGGGGGCTCCGGCTGATAGCTGGGAAGAGAATTGGTCGCTTATAGAGAACTTTCTTGATTTAGTGTATGTGGTCAAGCCTGATGGCGCCATCATCTTTGTCAGCCCGCAGATATCTCAATACGGGTACCAGTCTGAAGAATTATTATCTCGTAACATCTTCGAGTTCATCACCCCGGATTGCCGGGAGTACGTATCCCGGAAATTCGAGAAGAGCCTGGCGAGTGGTGAGAGCTTTCCAACTGAGTTTAAGTGGCAGGGGAAAGGGGGTCAAACCTTTTGGGTTGAGGCATTAGGCAGAACGGTTTACGATGATGCGAGGCGGCCTCTCTACCAGGTAGGCGTGATAAGGGACATCAGTGAACGCAAGCAGGCCGAGGAGGCGCTGCGGAATAGCGAGGAGAAGTTCCATTTGTTGGCTGATTCGGCTAATGTCGGCATTCTGCTTGTCCAGGATGAAGACATTATTTATATTAATCGGGCGCTCGCTGCGATTGCCGGATATACGGTCGAGGAATGCAAGCATTTAAAGTACTGGGACGTGATGCCTCAAGAAAAAAAGGAATATATCCGCTGGGCAGGTAATGCGAGACAGCAGGGATGGGTCGGCCCATCGAGATCCGAACTCAAGGTAATTGGAAAAGATGGGAGGGAAATATGGCTGGATTGTTCTTGGACGGTTCCCATATTGGGGGGAAGGCCCGCTGTGATTGTAATGTGCGTCGATATCACCGAACGCAAACGGGCCGAGGAGGCTTTGCGGGAGAGCGAGAGAAAGTTCAGCGTTTTAGCGGAAACCTCTTCGGCAGCGATCCTCGTGTATCAGGGTAAAAAGAACCTTTATGTTAACCATGCGGCGGAACTGCTTTCCGGGTATACAAAAGAAGAGCTATCATCAATTGATTATTTCGACCTTATACACCCCGACCATCTGGAGTTTATTAAAAACCGTGCGTTCGATCTGCCCAAGGGCCAACAAGTGCCCCAACGATATGATGTTAAAGTAAAAACAAAAAGCGGTGAAGAGAAATGGGTAGACGTTTCCGCGGGATTTCTTGATTTTATGGGTTCGCCTGCCGGGATTATTACGGCTATTGACATTACTGAGAATAAGCGGGCCGAGGCAGAGCGTGAGCGGTTGTTAAAAGAGGTTGATGAGCAGTATGCTCGCTTAAAAGCCATCATTGACGCATTGCCGGTAGGATTATTCATTTATGATATGACGGGAGCCGTACTTGTTCAAAATGAAATTGCGGTTAAAATATGGGGTGGAACCGCGCCGATGGTGAAGAAGTGGAACGAATTTGATGTTTATAAGGCGTGGCGGACGGATACAGATAAGTCCTTAAAAAATGAGGAAAGAGCCACTACCAGGGCGTTAAAAGGCGAGACCGTTATCGGCCTCATGCTGGATATTCAACGGTTCGATGGTCTATACAGCACGATACTTGTTTCCTCGGCGCCGATGAGAGACTCCAAGGGGAGCATCATCGGGGCGGTCGTAATCAACCAGGATATCACCGAGATTAAAAAGATGGAAAAGGAGTTGAGCGAGGCCAGGATGCAAGCAGAACTTTATCTCGACCTTATGGGCCATGATATAAATAATATGCATCAGATCGCTTTAGGCTACCTTGAGCTGGCGAAGGACACGCTGCAGGGCGAGGAACAGACATTGCTCCTCGATAAACCAGTCGAGGTTTTAAAAAGAAGTACACAGCTTATAGACAACGTTAGGAAGCTTCAAAAACTCCGCGATGGGAAGTTTCAGACAGAGGATATTGATATTATCCCTCTGCTCGCGAATTTACAAAGGGAATTTGGGGCATTTCCTAACAAGAGTGTCATTTTAAACGTTAATTGCCATGAGCATTGCCTGGTCAGGGCCAACGAATTACTACTTGACATATACGCCAATCTAATAACTAATGCTATAAAGCATACGGGTGATAAGGCACGCATCACTTTAGATCTGGATATCGCGGACAATAATGGCGTTAAATATTGTCGGGTGGCGGTGGAAGATAATGGGCCGGGCATCCCGGACGATAAAAAGGCCACGATATTTAATAGGACATTGAAGGGCTCAAATAAAGCGAGAGGCATGGGCCTGGGGTTATACATCGTCAAATCACTCGTGGACAGCTATGGCGGCAAAGTATGGGTGGAAGACCGGGTAGTTGGTGATCACACGCAGGGCGCAAGGTTCGTGGTCATGATACCGGCCGTCGAAGAGTGA
- a CDS encoding NAD(P)-dependent glycerol-1-phosphate dehydrogenase: MNISKHSEKWMQLPRNVIAGPGALESVGPICRSMRLKGRALIVTGRTTKGIAGDAVAESLRKNGYEADFLIVESATMENVEKAKSAAKDANAEFLLGVGGGKAIDIAKLASSQLDMYFISVPTAASHDGIASSRASIIQNGKSVSNQAEAPLCVIADTGIIMKSPYRLLASGCGDIISNYTAVLDWRLAARLRNTYISEYSAALSEMTARMVLDYARDIKPGLEESVRLVVKALVSSSVAMSIAGSSAPASGSEHKFSHMLDQIAPKPALHGEQCGVGTIMMMYLHGGDWQRIRDALKTIGAPTTAAELGIDDKYIIEALVKAHNIRPERYTILGDKDLPREAAVNIARTTKVIE; encoded by the coding sequence ATAAATATATCTAAGCACAGCGAAAAGTGGATGCAGCTCCCGCGCAACGTTATCGCAGGGCCCGGCGCCCTGGAGAGCGTGGGCCCGATTTGCCGCTCCATGCGCCTCAAGGGCCGTGCGCTCATAGTCACGGGCAGGACCACGAAGGGCATCGCCGGCGACGCGGTCGCCGAGAGCCTCCGGAAGAACGGATACGAGGCCGATTTTTTAATCGTCGAGAGCGCTACGATGGAGAACGTGGAAAAAGCCAAGTCGGCCGCGAAGGACGCCAACGCCGAATTTTTACTGGGCGTAGGAGGCGGCAAGGCCATCGACATCGCCAAGCTGGCGTCATCACAGCTCGACATGTACTTCATCAGCGTCCCGACTGCGGCTTCCCACGACGGCATCGCCTCGTCCAGGGCATCCATCATCCAGAACGGCAAGTCTGTTTCCAACCAGGCGGAGGCGCCGCTGTGCGTCATCGCCGACACGGGAATCATCATGAAGTCGCCGTATAGATTGCTCGCCTCGGGCTGCGGCGACATCATTTCGAATTACACGGCGGTGCTCGACTGGCGGCTGGCCGCCAGGCTCCGCAACACCTATATTTCCGAGTATTCCGCGGCCCTTTCGGAGATGACCGCCCGCATGGTGCTGGATTACGCCCGGGATATCAAGCCCGGGCTCGAGGAGTCCGTTCGCCTGGTGGTCAAGGCCCTCGTCTCGTCGAGCGTCGCCATGAGCATCGCGGGCTCTTCCGCCCCCGCGAGCGGCAGCGAGCACAAGTTCTCCCACATGCTCGACCAGATCGCCCCTAAGCCCGCCTTACACGGCGAGCAGTGCGGCGTCGGCACCATCATGATGATGTACCTGCACGGCGGCGACTGGCAGCGCATCAGGGATGCATTAAAGACTATTGGCGCCCCGACTACGGCTGCCGAGCTAGGCATCGATGATAAATATATAATAGAGGCGCTGGTTAAAGCCCATAATATCAGGCCAGAGCGGTACACCATTTTAGGGGACAAAGACCTGCCCCGTGAGGCGGCGGTTAACATTGCGAGAACTACAAAGGTCATTGAGTAA
- a CDS encoding DUF63 family protein, which yields MDFMDIGSFIAKYFIDPIIYNEGYNVVNTLTYAIILGISLFAILKLMELLKLKIDERLIMATAPYIILGASLRNLEDVHLLSPPLSYMFITPLVYVLAFLITLAVLLICVYLERSGRAGDYSKPYFWAGIAGIVIVWGTLLLTQPVWVWWAPIVVIALAFTFTGVIYLIARRLKIGFLTMPLNVAILGAHMFDASSTFTAVDIVTGFAEKHVVPTLFIDITHTAFVMYFLKLAVFIPVIYLIEKYFIEDKDLYYILKFVLLVLGFGPGIRNTLELVFIHG from the coding sequence ATGGATTTCATGGACATAGGCTCATTCATCGCCAAATACTTTATCGACCCTATAATCTACAATGAAGGCTACAACGTCGTAAATACGCTGACCTACGCTATTATCCTTGGTATAAGCCTCTTTGCCATATTAAAGTTAATGGAGTTACTGAAGCTCAAGATAGACGAGCGCCTGATAATGGCGACGGCGCCCTACATCATCCTGGGGGCCTCGCTGCGGAACCTGGAGGACGTCCACCTGCTCTCGCCCCCGCTGAGCTATATGTTCATCACGCCGCTCGTGTACGTGCTGGCGTTCCTCATCACGCTGGCGGTGCTGCTCATCTGCGTCTACCTGGAGAGGTCCGGCCGGGCCGGGGACTACTCGAAGCCGTATTTCTGGGCGGGCATCGCCGGCATCGTCATCGTCTGGGGCACCCTGCTGCTGACGCAGCCGGTGTGGGTCTGGTGGGCGCCGATCGTCGTCATCGCGCTGGCCTTCACCTTCACCGGGGTCATATACCTCATCGCCCGCCGCCTGAAAATAGGCTTCCTCACCATGCCCCTGAACGTCGCCATCCTTGGGGCACACATGTTCGACGCCTCCTCCACGTTCACGGCCGTGGACATCGTGACCGGTTTCGCGGAGAAGCATGTCGTGCCGACGCTGTTCATCGACATCACCCACACGGCCTTCGTCATGTACTTCCTGAAGCTCGCCGTTTTCATACCCGTGATATACCTGATAGAGAAGTATTTCATCGAGGACAAGGATTTATACTACATCCTCAAGTTCGTCCTGCTCGTGCTCGGATTCGGCCCGGGCATCCGCAACACGCTTGAGCTGGTGTTCATCCATGGCTGA
- a CDS encoding stage II sporulation protein M, producing MADLRPRIPGPSSFVKYVSDSRTFIGIVVVLFLVSTAAGYALPGTAPYMAQSLLSGLQDKASQLTGQPPLIMVLGIFANNTAGALVDMIFGLAAGVFPLFFIVSNGMVIGIVLEMMVAKLGAGMGVLVFIAGILPHGIFELPAIILATAIGLKLGFHAIQSLLKMQDLVTGELVNALLIFLFWIVPMLFIAAVIETFVTGALVGYMV from the coding sequence ATGGCTGACCTCCGGCCCCGCATACCCGGCCCTTCCAGTTTCGTGAAGTACGTGAGCGACTCGCGAACATTCATCGGCATCGTGGTCGTGCTCTTCCTCGTCTCCACGGCCGCCGGCTACGCGCTCCCGGGGACGGCGCCCTACATGGCGCAATCGCTCCTCTCCGGCCTCCAGGATAAGGCCAGCCAGCTGACAGGCCAGCCGCCGCTGATAATGGTACTGGGCATCTTCGCCAATAACACCGCGGGTGCACTGGTCGACATGATCTTCGGCCTGGCCGCCGGCGTGTTCCCGCTGTTCTTCATCGTGTCCAACGGCATGGTTATCGGCATAGTGCTGGAGATGATGGTGGCGAAGCTGGGCGCCGGCATGGGCGTGCTCGTCTTCATCGCGGGCATCCTGCCCCACGGCATCTTCGAGCTGCCGGCCATCATCCTGGCCACGGCCATCGGGCTTAAGCTGGGCTTCCACGCCATCCAGTCCCTGCTGAAGATGCAGGACCTGGTCACCGGAGAGCTCGTGAACGCCCTTCTCATATTCCTTTTCTGGATCGTCCCCATGCTGTTCATCGCGGCCGTCATCGAGACGTTCGTCACCGGCGCCCTGGTCGGCTATATGGTCTAA
- a CDS encoding stage II sporulation protein M has translation MPLDVRIPGPRTFLRYIWDLRLYILAVIVIFALFYALGYLAAISIPDVGNTVVSSFKGEVAPLKEQSPAGLMLGIFANNALKCLLVIVLGLAFGIVPAFFILANGLILGIVIGVTMARTSLLYVLAGVVPHGIIELPMVFISAAIGLKLGADVLRALLGKKEGLFDKIKEALVIYIVWIFPLLFLAAFVETYVTGTILYVMFGTR, from the coding sequence ATGCCATTGGATGTGAGGATACCCGGCCCGAGAACATTCCTGCGGTACATCTGGGACCTGAGGCTTTACATACTGGCCGTTATCGTCATTTTCGCCCTGTTTTACGCTTTAGGCTATCTGGCCGCGATTAGCATACCGGACGTCGGCAATACGGTCGTCTCCAGCTTCAAGGGCGAGGTGGCGCCGCTGAAGGAGCAGTCGCCCGCCGGCCTCATGCTCGGGATATTCGCCAATAACGCCCTGAAGTGCCTGCTGGTCATCGTCCTCGGCCTGGCCTTCGGCATCGTGCCCGCGTTCTTCATCCTCGCCAACGGCCTCATCCTGGGCATCGTCATCGGCGTGACCATGGCCCGGACGAGCTTACTATACGTTCTGGCGGGCGTCGTGCCCCACGGCATCATCGAGCTGCCTATGGTGTTCATTTCTGCGGCGATCGGCCTGAAGCTGGGCGCAGACGTGCTCCGGGCGTTACTCGGCAAAAAGGAAGGGCTCTTCGATAAAATAAAAGAAGCCCTCGTCATCTACATCGTCTGGATCTTCCCTCTGCTGTTTTTGGCGGCCTTCGTCGAGACGTACGTCACAGGGACGATTCTCTACGTAATGTTCGGGACCCGTTAA
- the nadA gene encoding quinolinate synthase NadA produces MANLVDEITKLKETRRAIILAHNYQRGEVQDIADYVGDSFGLSQKAVEADADVIVFCGVDFMAESAAILNPGKAVLNPAPEAGCPMARMITAADVRALKAQHPGAEVVCYVNSSADVKAESDVCCTSSNAVKVVNSLPGDEVIFVPDKNLAAYTQRFTGKEILPWHGYCPTHQLITAGDVLVAKMDHPGAEVLAHPECRPEVIDLADKVFSTDGMIKYAREAKNDLIIGTESGIIHRLKKENPGIRYYPLSSYTTCPNMKMNTLETVRDSLRDMRTEIRIPENIRIRAKKALDRMLEVGR; encoded by the coding sequence ATGGCCAATCTAGTCGATGAGATCACGAAGCTTAAGGAAACGCGCAGGGCCATCATCCTGGCCCACAACTACCAGCGGGGCGAAGTCCAGGACATCGCCGACTACGTGGGCGATTCCTTCGGGCTGAGCCAGAAGGCCGTCGAGGCCGACGCCGATGTCATCGTTTTTTGCGGCGTGGACTTCATGGCCGAGTCCGCGGCCATCCTGAACCCGGGCAAGGCCGTGCTGAACCCGGCCCCGGAGGCCGGATGCCCCATGGCCCGGATGATCACTGCGGCCGACGTCAGGGCGCTCAAGGCGCAGCACCCGGGCGCCGAAGTCGTCTGCTACGTTAACTCCAGCGCCGACGTCAAGGCCGAGAGCGACGTGTGCTGCACGTCCTCCAACGCCGTCAAGGTCGTCAACTCTCTTCCGGGAGACGAGGTCATATTCGTGCCGGATAAGAACCTGGCCGCTTACACTCAGCGGTTCACCGGCAAAGAGATCCTTCCCTGGCACGGCTACTGCCCCACCCACCAGCTCATCACGGCGGGGGACGTGCTCGTGGCAAAGATGGACCACCCGGGCGCCGAAGTGCTGGCACACCCGGAGTGCCGGCCCGAGGTCATCGACCTGGCGGATAAGGTGTTCTCCACGGACGGCATGATCAAGTACGCCCGGGAGGCAAAAAACGACCTCATCATAGGCACCGAGTCGGGCATTATCCACCGCCTGAAAAAGGAGAACCCGGGCATACGGTACTACCCGCTGTCCTCCTATACCACGTGCCCCAACATGAAGATGAACACGCTGGAGACGGTCCGGGACAGCCTGAGGGACATGAGGACGGAGATACGGATACCGGAAAATATTCGTATCCGCGCAAAAAAAGCACTGGATAGAATGCTGGAAGTGGGCAGGTAA
- the hypD gene encoding hydrogenase formation protein HypD, whose translation MEEEQIAKGLAEKIDRLAAGREIKIMHICGTHEYAITKSGIRSLLPKNVKVVMGPGCPVCVTPQAEIDAVVELAEQGKVICTYGDLLRVPGTKSSLYDSVGEIHIVQSISQAVDYAREHPDKEVVFMAVGFETTAPTTAAVVLASPPDNFSILVSHRLVPPAMKWLLQQGEASLSGFLLPGHVCTISGIEEYEQFHVPQVIAGFEPLQVMYGLYMLVKQIAEGRAEVENAYASVVKREGNVKAKHMMAEVFDVCDIVWRGFPVIPESGFKLKPQFEKYDALRKYGITLKQGRETKGCLCNELLRGIKEPTDCKLFGKACTPLKPVGACMVSTEGACRIWYTYGRGAKIVKE comes from the coding sequence ATGGAAGAGGAACAGATCGCGAAAGGGCTCGCCGAGAAGATAGACAGGCTGGCGGCGGGCAGAGAGATCAAGATCATGCACATATGCGGCACGCACGAGTACGCCATCACAAAGAGCGGCATCCGCTCGCTCCTGCCGAAGAACGTGAAAGTTGTCATGGGCCCGGGCTGCCCGGTGTGCGTCACCCCGCAGGCCGAAATAGACGCCGTAGTCGAATTAGCGGAGCAGGGCAAGGTGATATGCACCTACGGCGACCTTTTAAGAGTCCCTGGCACGAAATCCTCCTTATATGATTCGGTGGGCGAGATCCATATCGTCCAGAGCATCAGCCAGGCCGTCGACTATGCCCGGGAACACCCGGACAAGGAGGTCGTGTTCATGGCCGTCGGCTTCGAGACCACGGCGCCCACTACGGCGGCCGTCGTCCTCGCCAGCCCCCCCGATAACTTTTCCATCCTGGTTTCCCACCGCCTGGTGCCCCCGGCCATGAAGTGGCTCTTGCAGCAGGGCGAGGCCAGCCTTTCAGGATTCCTGCTCCCCGGCCACGTCTGCACGATCAGCGGCATTGAGGAGTACGAGCAATTCCACGTGCCCCAGGTCATCGCGGGGTTCGAGCCACTGCAGGTCATGTACGGCCTGTACATGCTGGTCAAACAAATAGCTGAAGGCCGGGCCGAAGTGGAGAACGCATACGCGAGCGTCGTCAAGCGCGAGGGCAACGTCAAGGCAAAGCACATGATGGCCGAGGTCTTCGACGTGTGTGACATCGTCTGGCGGGGCTTCCCCGTCATACCCGAGAGCGGCTTTAAGCTGAAGCCCCAGTTCGAGAAGTACGACGCGCTCAGGAAGTACGGCATCACGCTCAAGCAGGGCCGGGAAACGAAGGGCTGCCTGTGTAACGAGCTTCTCCGCGGCATCAAGGAGCCCACCGACTGTAAGCTCTTCGGCAAGGCGTGCACGCCCCTGAAGCCGGTCGGCGCCTGCATGGTGTCCACCGAAGGCGCCTGCCGCATCTGGTACACGTACGGGCGCGGCGCCAAGATCGTGAAAGAGTAA
- a CDS encoding proteasome-activating nucleotidase, with translation MTKTDSPAEPFSEPLAESQALEKEKQSIQEELDLLKLQYEELKSRLFESTIMNSNNLKEIQRLQQEVAHLRRTPLFIASVIEIVDGGMVLLRQHGNNQEVLTKPSDEILGKLELGTRVAVNNSLAIVKILEKPADVRARVMEVIEAPGVSYEDIGGLEDQIREVVETVELPLTEPELFASVGIEAPRGVLLYGPPGTGKTLLAKAVAHASKSTFIRMSGSELVHKFIGEGAQLVRDLFQMARDKAPSIIFIDELDAVGGRRTHDGTTGSAEVNRTMMQLLSEMDGFTDRGNVRIMAATNRIDMLDPAILRPGRFDRIIEIPLPDEKGREAIFKIHTRKMTMDADVDVPKILKEMSEVSGADIKSIVTEAGMFAIRRRSKSVSADDFEKAIKKVIHKEEVALAPPNTVYA, from the coding sequence ATGACGAAGACAGATTCTCCCGCTGAACCTTTCTCGGAGCCGCTGGCTGAGAGCCAGGCCCTCGAAAAGGAGAAGCAATCTATCCAGGAAGAGCTCGACCTGCTCAAGCTCCAGTACGAGGAGCTCAAATCCCGGCTCTTCGAATCCACTATCATGAATAGTAATAATCTAAAGGAGATCCAGCGGCTCCAGCAGGAGGTCGCCCACCTCAGGAGGACTCCTTTATTCATCGCCAGCGTCATCGAGATCGTCGACGGCGGCATGGTCCTTTTACGCCAGCATGGCAACAACCAGGAGGTTTTAACGAAACCGTCGGACGAGATCCTGGGCAAGCTGGAGCTGGGCACCCGCGTGGCGGTAAATAACTCCCTGGCCATCGTTAAGATCCTGGAGAAGCCGGCCGACGTTAGGGCAAGGGTCATGGAGGTCATCGAGGCCCCCGGCGTGAGCTACGAGGACATCGGCGGCCTGGAGGACCAGATCCGCGAGGTCGTCGAGACCGTCGAGCTGCCCCTCACCGAGCCCGAGCTGTTCGCCAGCGTGGGCATCGAGGCGCCCCGGGGCGTGCTGCTGTACGGCCCTCCCGGCACCGGCAAGACCTTACTGGCCAAGGCCGTGGCGCATGCGTCCAAATCGACCTTTATCCGCATGTCGGGCTCCGAGCTCGTCCATAAGTTCATCGGCGAGGGAGCCCAGCTTGTGCGTGACCTGTTCCAGATGGCCCGAGACAAGGCGCCGAGCATCATCTTCATCGACGAGCTTGACGCCGTGGGCGGAAGGCGTACGCACGACGGCACCACCGGCAGCGCCGAAGTGAACAGGACCATGATGCAGCTCCTGTCCGAGATGGACGGCTTCACCGACCGGGGCAACGTGCGCATAATGGCGGCCACGAACCGTATCGACATGCTGGACCCGGCCATTCTGAGGCCCGGCCGGTTCGACCGTATCATCGAGATCCCCCTGCCCGATGAGAAGGGCCGTGAGGCGATCTTCAAGATCCACACCCGGAAGATGACCATGGACGCCGACGTGGACGTGCCCAAGATTCTCAAGGAGATGTCCGAGGTCAGCGGTGCCGACATCAAGTCCATCGTCACCGAGGCCGGCATGTTCGCCATCAGGAGGCGCAGCAAGTCGGTCAGCGCCGACGACTTCGAGAAGGCGATCAAGAAGGTCATCCACAAGGAAGAAGTCGCCTTAGCGCCGCCCAACACGGTGTACGCTTAA